TCTAGATGAATCTGAGAACATATTTTggtaagacttttaataacactgctagttTAACTCCAAGCACAGAAATTATTTTGCTTAgaattaatcatgcaaacacttTATTGTGGCACAGTCAGTGAGATTCAAAGCTATTTCATGtcctctatccatggaattaatCCACTGAGACACCAGGATTTCATTTTAGTCTATTGACCcggaccccatttcaaaggaaaaaaGCGCTCATTAAAATCAGGTGTGGCTAATTAATGGGCGTGGCCagcacacctgaacacacttaacagggtagaggatagagagttttgttgacactgagaatggaatgtatatgtttttaaataacattcttataaatgttttcttgtggtttttatggaaacTTTTCTTAAttttctgagaacatgacttttgAACCATGCTGAaaatgttatgctgaagtactgaaattcccacagaagaacgttgtttctaaATGTTCTCTAAACATTTTGAGATCATTACTTTAAACATGAGGAAACATTGTGCTGAAATTCCCACTTAAGGTTCTCAGGATGTCATGTACTAGTTGGGATTTCTCACTCCATGACCAAGGTTGACACACTTCAAcgctttgttgttttgttatggCTACATGTTATTTTATCGCTTTTGAATAAAGATATATATGgcttaaaattagatttaaattgtatttatattTCACAAAATATTGCGGACTATTCAAATTTGAGAGGCAGACACCGCATGCATGATACCTATGCAGCTTGTTAATGCTATTTCATAATTTAAAATATTCCTGCAGGTATTTGGCAAAATAAGGAAGGGTGGCCAAATCATGACCTGAGCAGATCGACTGAATTTCGATGGAGTCTTTGAATGCCGTAGAGCTCTGTGAATTGGGGGATGGCGACAAGCCCGCTGCCTGTGAGGTCACTACAACTCCGCGAAAAGCTACCCAGTCAAGACCTCGGACAGTAGCTAGCACTGGAATCGAGAACACGTCATATCAGGACGAGGAGCACGAGACGAGGTTCAGTCCCCAGGGAGCAGACAGCTCGACTGTTCATCGGTCCACGTCTAATGACAGGGGCTATCAGTCACAACCCCGGCCTTTCCAGCGAGATGAGCTGTCACACCGCTCTGAGGCGGGACATGAGATTGACTTTAAAAACCATTCACTCGACTACGGTTTCCTATTTGCCATGGTGTTCTTGGTGAGTGGAATTGTACTGGTGGTCATTGCCTACACCATTCCCCGAGAGGCTAAGGTCAACCCAGACCTGGTGTCAGCCCGTCAGATGGAGAAACTGGAGATGTACTACACACAACTGGGCTCGCACCTCGACAAGTGTATCATAGCAGGCCTGGGACTGTTGACTCTAGGGGGAATGCTCTTGTCCATCTTGCTAATGGTGTCCATATGCAAAGGTGAGCTGTACCACCGGAGGACATTTTTCCAACCCAGGAAAACATACGGGTCGATTCACCTCCGGATGAGACAGTTGGGCGAGGGGGAAGAATCTCTGTTTGAATGTGAACTTAGCCACACTGGCACCACAGCTCTAGCCACTAGGCCTACAGATGGAACACAGGTGCACAGTGGCACCCAACAGGAGTAGCACAATACGAGCACGTTTCTATCCACAGACCTATTTCAAGGGTTGTAATCATTACTTAACGGGCTTTGTAAAAAAGTGAAGCCAGCAAGGTAAGCCGACTGTGGTTAAGACTATATAAGAGCACATTTGGAAATGCACATCATGTATGTAGGATCAAGTCAGAGACTGAAATAGATAGGCTATGAAAAGCACAATGGGCACCCTTGAGGAATGAATAGGATAGGCTAACTTGACATGCTGCAAATAATGGCTATCGGACTCTTTAAGAATTGAATATACAGTATTTCTGGATATCAAATCATTAATGAACAAAACATGTATAGACCTACAAATGTTATTTacatgacattttagtcatttagcagacactcttatacagtagtgagtgcagacATTTTCGTATTTGTTTGTACTGGTCCcacgtgggaattgaacccacaaccctggcattgcaagtgccatgctctacaaactgagccacacgggacatTATTATCATGTAAGGATACAATATGCCTTAAACTTAGTCACTGTAAACATGCCAAGGTAAATATGTAGCAACTCACTGGAACCACTTAATCTATTGGATTTTTATTATAACATGATCTTGGTAAGAATATacagcaacacaaacaaacaaaaatccaAGCAAGTGAAATGTTTAGATTTGCATTAGAGGCTTTTGGACAGGTTTTTGATTAAGAAAACCAATGATTTTATTTCATAATGATGTAGAAATATATACCAAATTTGGAAAACTAGAAACAACATACAACTTCACATCAGAATGTGTTAAGGGGAGGATGTCCGCACAATCATCCCAGTGGTTTGGACAAATATAGCCTTTATCTTTATGAAGACATCAGAGTCATTCGGTAAAACAGTCATCTAAAGTTAATAATGGAAGTGTAGGTGTGAATTTCTCTCTCTCGGGCTCTTGCTCTCATGCTTTCTTTTTTAAAATCAGACAGTTAAACACCAGCACATAAGTAATTtatgtattataaatattatatcaaatcaaagtttgtcacttcgccgaatacaacagttgtagacttgacagtgaaatgcttacttacaggccctaaccaacagtgcaatttttaagtaaaaaataggtattaggtgaacaatagataggtaaagaaataaaaaagacagtgaaaaataacagtagcgaggctatatacagtagcgaggctatatacaggcactgcttagtcaggctaattgaggtagtatgtagaggtagtatgtacatgtaggtatggttaaagtgactgtaTATATGATAAATGGAGAGTAgtagtagcgtaaaagagggggtggtggggggcgggacacaatgcagagtCCGAGTCCTTTAGTTgacatttggcaaactccaagcaggctgtcgtgtgcctttactgaggagtggcttacgtctggccactctaccataaaggccttattggtggagtgctgcagagatggttgttcttctggaaggttctcccatctccagaggaactctggagtgctgtcagagtgaccattgggttcttggtcacctccctgaccaaggcccttttgccccaattgctcagtttggccgggcagtcagctctaggaaaagtcttggtggttccaaacttcttccatttaagaatgaaggatgaacaatggaaaccggatgcacctgagctcaatttcaagtgtaataacaaagggtctgaatacttattaaggtatttctgttttttattctttatacatttgccaaaaactctaaaaacctgtttttgctttgtcattacgggataTTTTGTGTAGGTTGATGAagagtttatttatttaattcattttagaataagcctgtaatgtaacaacatttttGATGAAGTCGAAATGGGCCTGAATAATTTCTGAGTGCATGTGGTGGTACAAGAGTAACAAAGAGGACGCTGTTGAAACTGCATATGTATTTTGTGAAATAATGTCAAAATCCAATGCCTCATGACAATTTAAGAATAATTTCAACATGACAAACTTTTGTTTCTTCTCTCTCAACTCTACGTCTCTTGTGTCCTCTTTATTTTTCCTCTGTGGTTGACTTTTGTTGCTTATCAGCACCATATAAACATTCAGAATCCTCTGTGTATTTAAATAAGACTGTCCTGTGATAGAATTGGTTATCTGATTGATAGAGGCAGTGGAACACAGGTAGGTTTTTCTACAGTGTATTGAATACTTCTTGTATCCTTTTTGAATACCTTGATTTTTCAATGTAGCTGCAGTGCCATTATGCAGTGCCATCATACTTTGGTAGAGAGCCCCTTTGGAAGTTTTGTGCATATTTTCCATGGTGACCATCTGGCTAGTtcggggttggggtcaattccattgactgatttgaaatggaattgactgaCCCCAACTTAGGGCTGGTCTATTCCTTTAATGAACTTATTGAGCACATCTCATGTAAGATGGTATCAAGGGTCAGGGGTCACTATGTCAGAAGACAGTGAGATGAGTGGGCAGGTATAGGCTACTTTTAGTTTTCCACTTGCCAATATGACGACCAGTTAAATCCCAATGGCATTAGAAGGCACATAGGCCTGGGGTTTAGCATGTCTGACAAGTTAAACTCCCTGATCCTATTATTGTAGGCTGTGGAGCTGCAGATAAAGGGACATTTGCTGAAATGCAGGACACACAAATACTAGAGAGGTAACAGAGAACCTGAATGGAAAACGTGGGACAACTACTGAAAAAGCCCACTATTGACTGAATGCAGAGTGCAATCCAGAATGGATACTGTACACAGAGCCTGTTACTCCAGTTTAATTCAGACAGATGCCTTTGTGTTttcaccatagaaatataattactaaaACATTGTGTATACCCATGAGTGATCCAGTCAATTTGCTGTGGTCTGAAGGGGTTTTGTCCATTCTaggaattatatttctatgttttttttttgaattttacccctttttctccccaatttcgtagtatccaattgttgtagtagctactatcttgtttcatcgctacaactcccgtacgggctcgggagagacgaaggttgaaagtcatgcgtcctccgatacacaaccaaccaagccgctgcttctttaacacagcgcacatccaacccggaagccagccgcaccaatgcgccggaggaaacaccgtgcacctggccaccttggctagcgtacactgcgcctagcccgccacaggagtcgctggtgcgcgatgagacaaggacacccctaccgaccaagccctccctaacccgggcgacgctaggccaattgtgcgtcgccccatggacctcccggtcgcggccggttacgacagagcctgggcgcgaactcaggactctgatggcacagctggcgctgcagtacagcgcccttaaccactgtgccacccgggaggcccatatttctatggtttttactGTAATTCCTTCTGTTCACATTGTTATGGGTCTGTGATAATACATATAAACCCTAGAACTGACCATTGAGGTGAATTGATTGATAGATTTAAATTCAAAtggaaaaaaaaatatgaattagATAGAGAAGCTAACTATTCTCGCCAACTATCATAGAATCAAGAACTGTGTCCACTCCATATGCTCCATTTCTACTGGGGCAAGCTCTTAGAATGCATCAGCACAACAGGACACAACATCATAATTGGAAACAACCTCTGCCACTGACTAACATGCTGCTGAACAAGACCTTAGCTTGTCCATATAGTGACATGCATAGTAAACATATATGACAGAGAAGAGTAATGaatgtctctccctgtgtcttgTCCCTCTGAGGCTccgtcccatatggcaccctagtGCATCTGATTCAATCAGATCGAGCGTTAACATGCGCTGGCCGACATCCGCATAGTGGTTGTTTTGCCGGTGTTGGAAGTGTAACTGTGCTATGAGCTGACAAATCGGTGAGTGGCTACTCCTGTGTCACCAACCACTCCCTTTCTTATTATCCCTTCCATGTTAGAAGTTCAAATGTCGATATAAAGTGTAGGTTCTATCCTTGATAGAAATAATGACAGCCATGTATTCACATTcattttagatgtgtgtgtgtgtgtgtgtggggggggttaaagttccttcagaaagtattcacatcccctTGACACTGGgagaattcacctttcagcacaCAGGAGGtgggtggcaccttaattgaggaggacagggctcatagtaatggctggagcagcATGGAATCAAatacaaacacatggtttgatgccattctacagtcgtggccaaaagatttgagaatgacacaaatattaattttcacaaagtcagctgcctcagtttgtatgatggcaatttgcatatactccagaaagTAATGAAgaatgatcagatgaattgcaattaattgcaaagtccctctttgccatgcaaatgaactgaatcccaaaaaaacatttccactgcatttcatccctgccacaaaaggaccagctgacatcatgtcagtgattctctcattaacacaggtgtgagtgttgacgaggacaaggctggagaacactctgtcatgctgattgagttcaaataacagactggaagcttcaaaacaTTGTTACCTGGAaagaaacatgtgccgtcatcattgctttgcacaaaaggggttcacaggcaaggatattgctgccagtaagattgcacctaaattaaCCATTCATCGggtcatcaagaacttcaaggagagcagttcaattgttgtgaagaaggcttcagggcgcccaagaactccaccaagtgccaggaccgtctcctaaatttgattcagctgcaggatcggggcaccaccagtacagagcttgctcagaaatggcagcaggcaggtgtgagtgcatctgcacgtgTAATAGgatagactttacgtccgtcccctcgcaccgacctgggcgcgaaccagggacgctctgcacacgtcagtcaccctcgaagcatcgttacccatcgctccacaaaagccgcggcccttgcagagcaaggggaaccaccacttcaaggtctcagagtgagtgacgtcaccgattgaaatgccaCTAGCACGCACcatcgctaactagctagccatctcACATCGGCACACCagaccatcctccaaaagtcttcgcctcagtGTGCGTGTGTAGCCGATGTgagatggctagctagttagcgatgGTCCGtgctagtggcgtttcaatcggtgacgtcactcactctgagaccttgtgtgcgtgtgtagccGAGCAAAGAAGAAGCAAAGAAGTGCAGCAAAGAGGCCAcgtctctccaggaaaaacatcagggacagactgatattctgcaaaaaggtacagggattggaccgctgaggactggggtaaagtaattttctctgatgaatcccctttccgattgtttggggcatccggaaaaaagcttgtccggagaagacggGGTGAGCgataccatcagtcctgtgtaaagcatcctgagaccattcatgtgtggggttgcttctcagccaagggaagggtctcactcacaattttgcctaagaacacagccatgaataaagaatggtaccaacacatcctccgagagcaacttctcccaaccatccaggaacagtttggtgatgaacaatgcctttgccagcatgatggagcaccttgccataaggcaaaagtgataactaactggcttggggaacaaaacagatattttgggtccatggccaggaaactccccaaaccttaatcccattgagaatttgtggtcaatcctcaaaagACGGGTgaacaaacaaaaccccacacattctgtcaaactccaagcattgattatgcaagaatgggctgccatcagtcaggatgtggcccagaagttaattgacagcatgccagggcggattgcagaggtcttgaaaaagaagggtcaacactgcaaatattgacgctttgcatcaacttcatgtaattgtcaataaaaacctttgacacttatgaaatgattgtaattatacttcagtattccatagtaacattgacaaaaatatctaaagacactgaagcagcaaactttggaaattaatatttgtgtcattatcaacttttggccacgactgtattcactccattccagccattattatgagccgtcctcatCTCAGCGGCCTCCactgtttcagcaggacaataacctaaaacacaaggcctaaTCTAcgttggagttgcttaccaagaagagagTGAATGTgactgagtggccgagttacatttttgacttaaatctatgcCAAAACCTGAATGGTTGTCTACAAATGAAcaaccaatctgacagagcttgaaaaaatctgaaaagaaTAATGGTCAAATGTTGCAcattccaggtgtggaaagctcttagcgATTTACCCTAGaacgactcacagctgtaatcgctgccaaaggtgattatgACTCTGGGTTGGATACATAATCTGGATACATACagtattagtgttttatttttcatagaatatttcttccactttgacattaaagTATTTTGTGTATtcaaattacaattaaatccatttcactcccactttgtaacacaacaaaatgttgaaaaagtcaaggggtgtgattaCTTTCTGAAGTGTAGACAATAGAACATCACGAATTCGAGTGTTGGAACTTGTAACACGGTTGCATGAACTTCTAATGGGGCTGCATGGAATTTGTCAGATATAAAGTTTGGTGTGGTTTCATTTCATCCAATAGCAGTGTCCGTGGCAAGGTAACACAAGGAGCCGCATGTGATTTTGACAGCTCTaatgcagttccacctccgacaccgcCAAAATAACCGCTATGCAGATGTTGCTAGCAAGGATCTGTTACAATCTATCCCTTATTGTAGTAGAATTAGGAATTGCTCATCTTATGTTAGGGTCCAGCCAAAGAGCATTCATATCTGCTTACATCATGAATActattacagatgtaggatcttaatttgagtcagtttgctacagcaggaaaataattctgcagcagTAGGACACGTgcattatgtggattataattaaaggATATTTTTGTAGTGGTATATccattttttgttagggcaaatcaatcAAACTATAGATACAGTGAAG
This is a stretch of genomic DNA from Oncorhynchus clarkii lewisi isolate Uvic-CL-2024 chromosome 17, UVic_Ocla_1.0, whole genome shotgun sequence. It encodes these proteins:
- the LOC139369706 gene encoding transmembrane protein 74B, which translates into the protein MESLNAVELCELGDGDKPAACEVTTTPRKATQSRPRTVASTGIENTSYQDEEHETRFSPQGADSSTVHRSTSNDRGYQSQPRPFQRDELSHRSEAGHEIDFKNHSLDYGFLFAMVFLVSGIVLVVIAYTIPREAKVNPDLVSARQMEKLEMYYTQLGSHLDKCIIAGLGLLTLGGMLLSILLMVSICKGELYHRRTFFQPRKTYGSIHLRMRQLGEGEESLFECELSHTGTTALATRPTDGTQVHSGTQQE